The Sulfurimonas lithotrophica genome includes a region encoding these proteins:
- a CDS encoding cytochrome b/b6 domain-containing protein: MSYKKIERMTGFMRINHWIVAICMVIAVITGLYIGHPYYQSFIADPAVDKYVMAWNRWAHLISAIIFDVSSVVVAYLYFFSRFEKPYKKLIPNAKNLSEFFAVLVNLITLNRNKNFDSSHADSFNAVYFFIFHLMLAWMLLTGLQLYVHGLAHGMSSIGAWWPWMLHLVTDWTVVVTGGTYMDVRISHHATMYLIIAWAAFHIYYQIWRTIFWQEGDIGIVVGGSKFVKTSEE, encoded by the coding sequence ATGAGTTATAAAAAAATAGAGCGAATGACGGGGTTTATGAGAATAAATCACTGGATAGTAGCTATCTGTATGGTTATAGCCGTAATAACTGGTTTATATATAGGGCATCCATATTACCAAAGTTTCATAGCAGATCCAGCAGTAGATAAGTATGTAATGGCGTGGAATAGATGGGCTCATTTAATATCTGCTATTATTTTTGATGTTAGCAGTGTTGTTGTTGCTTATTTGTATTTCTTCTCAAGGTTTGAGAAGCCATATAAAAAGTTAATACCAAATGCAAAAAATCTTAGTGAATTTTTTGCAGTATTAGTAAATTTGATTACGTTAAATAGAAATAAAAATTTTGATTCATCTCATGCAGACAGCTTTAATGCCGTGTACTTTTTTATATTTCACCTTATGTTAGCGTGGATGCTTTTAACAGGCTTACAGTTATATGTACACGGTTTGGCACACGGTATGAGTTCAATTGGAGCTTGGTGGCCTTGGATGCTGCACCTTGTAACAGACTGGACGGTTGTAGTAACAGGTGGAACTTATATGGATGTGAGAATATCCCATCATGCAACAATGTATCTGATTATTGCATGGGCGGCATTTCATATATACTACCAAATCTGGCGTACTATCTTCTGGCAAGAGGGCGATATAGGTATCGTAGTAGGCGGTTCTAAGTTTGTTAAAACGTCAGAGGAATAA
- the hypF gene encoding carbamoyltransferase HypF yields MTRKHYFIEGVVQGVGFRPFIYKVATELGLSGFVKNTPEGVEIELQGCIQSIEDFEKNLKTKLPVLARIDAIESNFIKVEQFQKSFEILQSDATQNSSKTTLVSPDISVCDDCLKDLKNTRFKNYFATNCTNCGPRYSIIKTLPYDRKNTSMQKFEMCQECQRDYENPQNRRYHAQPISCPNCGPKLSESIELAAKKIIEGKIVAIKGIGGFHIVCDARDDNVIRRLRKYKNRPSKPFAIMCQNIEQVKKLAKLNDKEVEILDSKERPIVILNKEQNSLISDLVAPNIDRIGCFLPYTPLHHMLFEFLYFPILATSANLGGEPIITTKEMIKEKLPFVDFILDFDRDIVNAVDDSVVQVVNNKKQVLRLARGYAPKVIKIPFKIDKKILAVGANQKDTIALSFEDNIILSPHIGDLDSLMSLEYFKRTIKTFEDFYDFKPELIVHDKHPNYETTKWAREQNIQLKQVQHHLAHIYATKAEFGLSGEYLGFSFDGTGFGDDKTLWGGEIFVGDKRKYHFKPIKLIGADKAIKEPRRVALSMLFDNYTLEEILELDLACVKEFSSSNIKLLHQSYIKNINSPLSSSVGRLFDAIASMAGLLQMQSYEGEAGLMCEMAYNSDIEDTFKYKIDDGKINIEYDFFDKNLVSKFINTLVDIVFYISKKEKMDVILSGGVFQNKTLLELIIKKLKDEKIKYYFQQKTPINDGGISLGQIYNYIS; encoded by the coding sequence ATGACTAGGAAACACTATTTTATAGAGGGTGTTGTCCAAGGTGTGGGATTTCGTCCCTTTATCTATAAAGTAGCTACAGAATTGGGTCTTAGTGGATTTGTAAAAAATACGCCTGAGGGTGTTGAGATTGAACTCCAAGGTTGCATACAGAGTATTGAAGATTTTGAGAAAAATTTAAAAACAAAACTTCCCGTATTAGCACGTATAGATGCTATAGAGTCAAATTTTATTAAAGTTGAACAGTTTCAAAAATCATTTGAAATACTTCAAAGCGATGCAACGCAAAACAGCTCTAAAACTACACTCGTATCTCCCGATATATCGGTTTGTGACGATTGTTTAAAAGATCTAAAAAATACTAGATTTAAAAACTATTTTGCTACAAACTGTACAAACTGCGGACCTAGATATTCCATAATAAAAACTTTACCGTATGATAGAAAAAATACCTCTATGCAAAAGTTTGAAATGTGCCAAGAATGCCAAAGAGATTATGAGAACCCGCAAAACAGAAGATATCATGCCCAACCAATATCGTGTCCAAATTGCGGGCCAAAACTAAGTGAGAGTATTGAACTAGCGGCTAAAAAGATTATAGAAGGCAAAATCGTAGCCATAAAAGGTATCGGCGGTTTTCATATAGTATGTGATGCAAGGGATGACAATGTTATCAGAAGACTGCGTAAATATAAAAACCGTCCTTCAAAGCCTTTTGCCATTATGTGCCAAAATATAGAACAGGTAAAAAAATTAGCCAAGCTAAATGATAAAGAGGTTGAAATTTTAGACTCTAAAGAGAGACCGATAGTCATTTTAAACAAAGAACAAAATTCTTTAATATCTGATTTAGTCGCTCCAAACATAGACAGAATAGGATGCTTTTTGCCATATACCCCTTTGCATCATATGCTTTTTGAATTTTTATACTTTCCAATACTTGCTACAAGTGCAAATCTCGGCGGTGAACCTATTATCACTACAAAAGAGATGATTAAAGAGAAGCTCCCCTTTGTTGATTTTATTTTAGATTTTGATAGAGATATAGTAAATGCCGTTGATGATTCAGTCGTTCAAGTTGTAAATAATAAAAAACAAGTATTAAGACTAGCAAGGGGTTATGCTCCAAAAGTTATAAAAATACCTTTTAAAATAGATAAAAAAATCTTGGCAGTCGGAGCAAATCAAAAAGACACTATCGCCTTATCTTTTGAAGATAATATTATATTATCACCACACATAGGGGATTTGGATTCTTTAATGAGTTTAGAGTATTTTAAGCGGACTATAAAGACCTTTGAGGATTTTTATGATTTTAAACCCGAACTTATAGTACATGATAAGCATCCAAACTATGAGACTACAAAGTGGGCGAGAGAACAAAATATACAACTTAAGCAGGTTCAGCATCATTTGGCTCATATCTATGCTACAAAAGCAGAGTTTGGACTAAGCGGTGAGTATTTAGGGTTTAGTTTTGACGGAACGGGTTTTGGAGATGACAAGACTTTATGGGGTGGAGAAATTTTTGTAGGTGATAAGAGAAAATATCACTTTAAACCTATAAAGCTTATAGGTGCAGATAAAGCTATAAAAGAACCGCGTCGCGTTGCTTTATCTATGCTTTTTGACAATTATACTTTAGAAGAGATTTTAGAACTTGACTTAGCTTGTGTAAAAGAGTTTTCAAGCTCAAATATAAAACTACTGCATCAAAGTTATATAAAAAACATCAATTCACCTCTTAGCTCATCGGTTGGCAGATTATTTGATGCTATTGCATCTATGGCAGGACTTCTTCAGATGCAGAGTTATGAAGGTGAAGCGGGACTTATGTGTGAGATGGCTTACAACTCAGATATAGAGGATACTTTCAAATATAAAATAGATGACGGTAAAATAAATATAGAGTATGATTTTTTTGATAAAAACCTAGTTTCTAAGTTTATAAATACACTTGTTGATATAGTTTTTTATATATCTAAAAAAGAAAAAATGGATGTTATATTAAGCGGCGGTGTTTTTCAAAATAAAACTTTACTTGAACTGATTATAAAAAAATTAAAAGATGAAAAAATAAAATACTACTTCCAGCAAAAAACTCCTATTAACGACGGAGGAATCTCTTTAGGACAGATATACAATTATATTTCATAA
- a CDS encoding GGDEF domain-containing protein codes for MNKKNVLRHPYYLSIIAIGTISFLMILLFLIIKYEKSIENDMFKISTSDVFQITKHKANYIKSILGESDSFIDDIKSDENLRINLERNIKNLLTTNIKYSYIVYKDENDVFRFLIDASPESEKSMLNQKFDVTSKKWFEIYTKKEPLLIKHHLLQKLYISYLVPIINKDNVELILVIDFSINKISEINNIITIMKIGIILIIVVILTALLLVVFQLIKYKTMRKSSFTDRLTNIYNRNYLHHIENNIKLDEYVLSVLDIDYFKKINDTYGHDIGDEVLQKIGSVLLHTLREDDDIAIRYGGEEFVILIKIKNENTKASISVIQRIFNRIKEHKFFVKDEEYIHITSSIGVNVSPGDYDNFAEAFKAADMALYEAKNSGRNNIKFSRKNT; via the coding sequence ATGAATAAAAAAAATGTTTTAAGGCATCCTTATTATTTAAGTATTATCGCAATAGGCACTATCTCTTTTTTAATGATTTTATTATTTTTAATAATAAAATATGAAAAAAGTATAGAAAACGATATGTTTAAAATATCTACTTCCGATGTTTTTCAAATAACTAAACATAAAGCAAACTATATAAAAAGCATATTGGGGGAGAGTGATAGTTTTATCGATGATATAAAATCAGATGAAAATCTAAGAATAAACTTAGAGAGAAATATAAAAAATCTTTTAACGACAAATATAAAATATTCTTACATAGTTTATAAAGATGAAAATGATGTTTTTAGGTTTTTAATAGATGCTTCTCCCGAGAGTGAAAAATCTATGTTAAACCAAAAGTTTGATGTTACGAGTAAAAAGTGGTTTGAAATATACACAAAAAAAGAGCCTTTGCTTATTAAACATCATCTTTTACAAAAATTATATATAAGCTATTTAGTACCGATAATAAATAAAGATAATGTTGAACTTATACTGGTTATAGATTTTTCGATAAATAAAATATCTGAAATAAATAATATTATAACGATTATGAAAATTGGGATTATCCTAATTATAGTTGTTATCTTAACTGCATTATTATTAGTTGTTTTCCAACTTATTAAATACAAAACTATGAGAAAATCATCTTTTACTGATAGGCTGACAAACATATATAACAGAAATTATCTTCATCATATAGAAAATAATATAAAACTCGACGAATATGTTTTAAGCGTATTGGATATTGATTATTTTAAAAAAATAAACGATACCTACGGTCATGATATAGGGGATGAAGTCTTACAGAAAATAGGGAGTGTTTTACTGCACACTTTAAGAGAAGATGATGACATAGCTATTAGATACGGTGGCGAAGAGTTTGTTATTTTAATTAAAATAAAAAATGAAAATACAAAAGCATCCATAAGTGTAATTCAAAGAATATTCAACAGAATAAAAGAACACAAATTTTTTGTAAAAGATGAAGAATATATTCATATTACATCATCTATAGGGGTAAATGTAAGTCCAGGCGACTATGATAATTTTGCAGAGGCATTTAAGGCTGCAGATATGGCACTTTATGAAGCTAAAAATAGCGGAAGAAACAATATAAAGTTTTCAAGAAAAAATACTTAA
- a CDS encoding hydrogenase: MAIKQTIKYNSNSEYFAGFLQDIVKKSEIAGKVSRAEDSVILLLDDSDISAIERFSNNTQKFMPHSIFMGNIDTINEDADITNSSLESKNYNISLCPKCLDKLTNPSSSSYLDDSITCNHYSNKQPLKVEDNNVYSPHYSEGDTLLVVDSSKLNNLFIMTEDEIKALLSIEKPTIKVTIKDAGLKKITSKNYIKIKSPNTVKATMTALNAKDGEVEYLFFEETDTLRVTTLQGNILIIKDSLNISNSLEDLDEDRVINRFLNISKEAGFSEAICANLSVKNGISFLVSNKQETKYTLKFGEFRLGSILELMKLDEKKQKLLVNFEKKYSNIIEEFENNPEYNLFETLSCIFELKGRDFENVSDKSLEFHGNGGLKIDTFFKEDGFDYVSFLGSIMSFKLAGTDEHYLAYSTFEALADMAISTLNQLKTKYKIDNFVMMGDMFENSVLHSRIVSKFSLANPYFSKGFAIDD; this comes from the coding sequence ATGGCTATCAAGCAAACTATCAAGTATAATTCTAACTCTGAGTATTTTGCAGGCTTTTTACAAGATATTGTAAAGAAAAGTGAAATAGCGGGTAAGGTCTCAAGAGCTGAAGACTCTGTAATACTGCTTTTGGATGATAGTGATATAAGTGCTATAGAGAGATTTTCAAACAATACTCAAAAGTTTATGCCTCACTCTATCTTTATGGGAAATATAGATACTATAAATGAAGATGCAGATATTACAAACAGCTCATTAGAGTCTAAAAACTATAATATCTCTTTGTGTCCAAAATGTTTGGATAAACTTACAAACCCTTCAAGTTCTTCTTATCTTGATGACTCTATTACTTGTAATCATTACTCAAACAAACAGCCTTTAAAGGTTGAGGACAACAATGTATATTCACCTCATTATAGTGAGGGTGATACACTTTTAGTAGTTGATTCATCAAAGTTAAATAACTTATTTATAATGACCGAAGATGAGATTAAAGCACTTCTCTCGATAGAGAAGCCAACAATAAAAGTAACTATAAAAGATGCCGGCTTAAAAAAGATAACTTCTAAGAACTATATAAAAATAAAATCTCCAAATACTGTAAAAGCTACAATGACGGCTTTAAATGCAAAAGACGGCGAGGTAGAGTACCTTTTCTTTGAAGAAACAGATACTTTGAGAGTGACTACGCTTCAAGGAAATATATTAATCATAAAAGACTCTCTAAATATATCAAATTCACTTGAAGATTTAGATGAAGACAGGGTGATAAACAGGTTTTTAAATATATCCAAAGAGGCAGGATTTTCTGAGGCTATATGTGCAAATTTAAGTGTAAAAAATGGAATTTCATTTTTAGTATCAAATAAACAAGAGACAAAATACACTCTAAAATTCGGCGAATTTAGACTTGGCAGTATTTTAGAACTTATGAAGCTTGATGAGAAAAAACAAAAACTGCTTGTGAATTTTGAGAAAAAATATTCAAATATTATAGAAGAATTTGAAAATAATCCAGAGTATAATCTTTTTGAGACTTTATCATGTATTTTTGAACTTAAAGGTAGAGACTTTGAGAATGTAAGTGATAAATCATTAGAGTTTCATGGAAACGGCGGGCTGAAAATAGATACATTTTTTAAAGAAGACGGGTTTGATTATGTATCGTTTTTAGGCTCGATTATGAGTTTTAAACTTGCCGGAACGGATGAGCATTATCTTGCGTATTCTACTTTTGAGGCTTTGGCGGATATGGCCATATCTACGTTAAACCAATTGAAAACAAAATATAAGATTGATAATTTCGTTATGATGGGTGATATGTTTGAAAACTCAGTTCTTCACAGCCGTATAGTTAGTAAATTTTCTCTAGCAAATCCGTATTTTTCAAAAGGCTTTGCTATAGATGACTAG
- a CDS encoding HyaD/HybD family hydrogenase maturation endopeptidase, translating into MKVAIVGAGTIIFKDEGVGVYAQKYIDKNYTFEDDVTLVDGGVLGFQLMTYYQDYDKVLILDTITMEDEIGSIYNLPANEMLGLGSYKQTAHEVEIVEMLEICSVLDKMAEVNIIGIIPQDIISVNIGLSDTIKEKFFQFINAAMAELDKAGIKYKKNDKEYSLEDVILSYSNPQSEYKNGYQANYQV; encoded by the coding sequence ATGAAAGTCGCAATCGTAGGTGCGGGCACTATCATCTTTAAAGATGAAGGTGTCGGTGTTTATGCTCAAAAATATATTGATAAAAACTATACATTTGAAGATGATGTTACACTTGTTGACGGCGGTGTACTCGGATTTCAGCTGATGACATATTATCAAGACTATGATAAAGTCTTAATACTTGATACTATCACAATGGAAGATGAGATAGGTTCTATCTATAACCTTCCAGCAAACGAGATGCTGGGACTTGGTTCTTATAAGCAGACCGCTCATGAAGTTGAAATAGTCGAGATGCTGGAGATTTGTTCGGTTCTTGATAAAATGGCAGAAGTTAACATCATAGGTATTATCCCTCAAGATATTATCAGTGTAAATATAGGTTTGAGCGATACAATTAAAGAGAAGTTTTTTCAGTTTATAAATGCCGCTATGGCAGAACTTGATAAAGCAGGTATAAAATACAAAAAAAACGACAAAGAATATTCTTTAGAGGATGTTATATTGTCATATTCAAATCCACAAAGTGAGTATAAAAATGGCTATCAAGCAAACTATCAAGTATAA
- a CDS encoding HypC/HybG/HupF family hydrogenase formation chaperone — translation MCLSIPSKVVKIDKELNMATVDTMGIKREASLDLMAEDDVKIGDYVLLHIGFIMNKIDEEDALASIDTYKELIELMDEEERQKAILE, via the coding sequence ATGTGCCTTTCAATCCCCTCTAAAGTCGTAAAAATAGACAAAGAGCTAAATATGGCTACGGTTGATACGATGGGTATAAAACGTGAAGCTTCACTTGATTTAATGGCAGAAGATGATGTAAAGATAGGGGACTATGTACTTCTTCATATAGGCTTTATTATGAACAAGATAGATGAAGAAGATGCTTTAGCATCTATAGATACATACAAAGAACTGATTGAGCTTATGGATGAAGAGGAAAGGCAAAAGGCAATTTTGGAATGA
- the hypB gene encoding hydrogenase nickel incorporation protein HypB has protein sequence MCADCGCSITDSSVAVGHHHSHGSSEEHQKAHAHLHDNPQLNDKKTIDVISKILDKNDHEAGHNRAHFDKNNVLSINLMSSPGSGKTTLLEHLADFVDFKFGVVEGDLETSRDADRLKAKGIEAHQIQTGSACHLDAFMVHKALHHMDLANIDVCFVENVGNLVCPASYDVGSHLNIVLVSVPEGEDKIAKYPVMFRQADLILFTKTDLLPYFEYDIEKEKDSARKLKPNVDILEVSTKDVDSLKKVAAWIKFKMEMR, from the coding sequence ATGTGTGCAGATTGCGGATGCAGTATAACAGACAGTAGTGTAGCAGTGGGACATCATCATAGTCATGGGAGTAGTGAGGAGCATCAGAAGGCTCATGCGCATCTACATGATAATCCTCAGTTAAACGATAAAAAAACTATAGATGTTATTAGTAAAATACTGGATAAAAATGATCATGAAGCCGGACATAACCGTGCACATTTTGATAAGAATAATGTCCTTAGTATAAATCTGATGAGCTCACCGGGAAGTGGAAAGACAACTCTTTTAGAACATCTGGCTGATTTTGTAGATTTTAAATTCGGTGTTGTAGAGGGTGACTTGGAGACAAGCCGCGATGCAGACAGACTAAAAGCAAAAGGTATAGAAGCTCACCAGATTCAAACAGGTTCGGCTTGTCATTTGGATGCCTTTATGGTTCACAAGGCACTTCACCATATGGATTTAGCTAATATTGACGTGTGTTTTGTAGAAAATGTAGGAAACCTTGTATGTCCTGCCTCGTATGATGTCGGAAGTCATCTAAACATAGTGTTGGTTTCGGTTCCCGAAGGTGAGGACAAGATTGCAAAATATCCGGTTATGTTTCGTCAGGCTGATTTGATACTCTTTACCAAGACAGATTTGCTGCCGTATTTTGAATACGATATAGAAAAAGAAAAAGACTCAGCTAGAAAGCTAAAACCAAACGTAGATATACTCGAAGTAAGTACGAAAGATGTGGATTCACTTAAAAAAGTAGCAGCTTGGATAAAGTTTAAAATGGAGATGAGATAA
- a CDS encoding nickel-dependent hydrogenase large subunit translates to MSKSQHIIVDPITRIEGHLRVEAVIDENNVITDAYASSTMFRGIETILKGRDPRDAGLLAMRICGVCTGTHYQRSIEAVENAFDITIPKNARLVRNLIQGALYIHDHVVHFYHLHGLDWVDLVDALKGDPKKAQEESFNWSRTPYGVSESELIQVKERLAKFVKQGRLGIFSNAYWGSKAYKLTPEQNLIATAHYLQALDLQRDAAKLMAIFGGKMPHPQSLVVGGVTCVQDIQNPARIALFKTLLKKFTHFIKTAYLPDLAMAGVKYVDEALDGTGAGLKNFMSYGDFKLDDTGFYNAKNLFPSGVVLNGDLSKLHPFDQSKVAEDVTHAWYDASGPQHPYDGTTNPNYTGLEKKDDGYAYLKTKEKYSWIKSPIYDDHRVEVGPLARMVVGVAAGDERITKYVTNFLALLGDKLGLGKPAPTAALFSTVGRTAARAIETELMADVMIEWVDELAANVASGDLSTWTEFDFDKVSKDAKGYGLAEAPRGGLGHWVKIKDGKIENYQAVVPSTWNAAPRDYKDRMGAYEAALIGTKVADVSQPIEILKTVHSFDPCIACAVHIVDTKGKELSKFKVSTSCSI, encoded by the coding sequence ATGTCAAAATCACAACATATAATAGTAGATCCTATAACAAGGATAGAGGGACATTTAAGGGTTGAAGCTGTAATAGATGAGAACAATGTTATTACGGATGCATATGCTTCTTCAACTATGTTTAGAGGTATTGAGACAATTTTAAAAGGTCGTGATCCTCGTGATGCAGGACTTTTAGCTATGCGTATATGTGGAGTTTGTACAGGTACTCACTACCAAAGAAGTATAGAAGCGGTTGAAAATGCATTTGATATTACTATTCCAAAAAATGCCAGACTGGTAAGGAACCTTATTCAAGGTGCATTATATATTCATGATCACGTAGTTCATTTTTACCATCTTCACGGACTTGATTGGGTTGATTTGGTAGATGCCCTAAAAGGCGATCCTAAAAAGGCTCAAGAGGAGTCTTTTAACTGGTCTAGGACTCCATACGGTGTTAGTGAATCTGAACTTATTCAAGTTAAAGAGCGTTTAGCTAAGTTTGTAAAACAAGGTCGTTTGGGAATATTTTCAAACGCATATTGGGGAAGCAAAGCATATAAACTTACACCTGAACAAAATCTTATTGCTACGGCACACTACCTGCAAGCATTGGATTTGCAACGTGATGCTGCAAAACTTATGGCGATTTTCGGCGGTAAGATGCCACACCCGCAATCACTTGTAGTCGGTGGTGTAACTTGTGTTCAGGATATTCAAAATCCTGCTCGTATAGCACTATTTAAAACACTTCTTAAAAAGTTTACGCACTTTATTAAAACTGCATATCTTCCTGATTTGGCAATGGCGGGTGTAAAATATGTAGATGAAGCGCTTGACGGAACAGGGGCAGGACTGAAAAATTTTATGTCATACGGTGATTTTAAGCTTGATGATACCGGTTTTTATAATGCTAAAAATCTATTTCCCAGCGGTGTAGTTTTAAATGGAGATTTATCAAAACTGCATCCTTTTGATCAAAGTAAAGTTGCTGAAGACGTAACCCATGCTTGGTATGATGCTTCAGGACCGCAACACCCTTATGATGGAACTACAAATCCTAACTACACGGGTTTAGAGAAAAAAGATGACGGATATGCATATCTAAAAACAAAAGAAAAATACTCTTGGATTAAATCGCCTATATATGATGATCATCGTGTTGAAGTCGGACCTCTTGCTCGTATGGTTGTGGGTGTTGCAGCAGGTGATGAGAGAATTACAAAATACGTAACTAACTTTTTAGCACTCCTTGGTGATAAACTAGGACTTGGAAAACCTGCTCCGACTGCTGCACTTTTCTCGACTGTTGGTCGTACAGCCGCTCGTGCTATCGAGACAGAACTTATGGCTGATGTTATGATTGAGTGGGTAGATGAATTAGCCGCTAACGTTGCTTCAGGTGATCTTAGTACATGGACAGAATTTGATTTTGACAAAGTAAGTAAAGATGCTAAAGGTTACGGTTTAGCCGAAGCTCCTCGTGGAGGTCTTGGTCACTGGGTAAAAATCAAAGACGGTAAGATAGAGAACTATCAAGCAGTAGTACCTTCAACTTGGAATGCTGCTCCAAGAGACTATAAAGATAGAATGGGTGCATACGAAGCAGCATTAATCGGAACAAAAGTAGCCGATGTGTCTCAGCCGATTGAGATACTAAAAACCGTGCACAGTTTTGACCCGTGTATAGCTTGTGCAGTTCATATTGTAGATACGAAGGGTAAGGAACTTAGCAAGTTCAAAGTAAGTACAAGCTGTTCTATATAA
- a CDS encoding TonB-dependent receptor plug domain-containing protein codes for MTKSFILILLSLNLLYGQTLNSLLEEYETNTQKSLHTIDEKLGNVTIYSQKDLRLMQYTTLSDLLKELPVSNLNKNKFGASNLSLPGSKTDVSGFFRIFINNHEVSSNYTMSPTATWMELPMDMVDYIEVYRGNSSFALGSENGIFFIRIYTKKASKENASRIYGAVTDNGSNLEAFSYSETLENGWSYLAYLSSAKINNYQRYKYNKIKNDSNKKYLYLNIEKEDTDINIAYSYDNKENYFGLSLDADLDYGKSTSQDFFVDYTGYFLNDNSLKLNLSYDFNKCEYKEINNEGLALIPVIDFSNPGTTIPKEYYDNKDVTKTSALVSKTIKSNSNNLLLGLSFQEKKYTMNNSYTINFANVMTYIDKFSGFDKEKKYSLFVQDDYKVNENFLLVLNGKLDKYVRNNNLKNIKNEQYRIGAIYTINENFGLKTFHTKTNIAPSFYTLDFADKRTPNLDRQRYIYSFIEGIYADDDIRFSILYNDIKIKDFIYYSPIGYINVDHTIKSKNLILDIVYELSKNNTFYINYYTTKLSEHFNNSYRGGFVKLTGEQDKFEYFTSLVYRNGYSYYSVSTDDSFNFNMGLTYKVNNDISISIKAENILDDSTKSLYKEGFIQENGNFALEDYEREITLSTKWVF; via the coding sequence TTGACAAAGTCTTTTATATTAATTTTGCTCAGTTTAAATCTTTTGTATGGACAAACTTTAAACTCTTTGCTGGAAGAATATGAAACAAATACACAAAAATCACTGCATACGATTGACGAGAAACTTGGAAACGTAACAATATATTCACAAAAAGATTTAAGACTTATGCAATATACCACTTTAAGTGATTTGCTTAAAGAACTCCCCGTAAGTAATTTAAATAAAAATAAGTTCGGTGCTTCAAACCTCTCATTGCCAGGCAGTAAAACCGATGTCAGCGGTTTTTTCAGAATATTTATAAATAACCATGAAGTAAGTTCAAACTATACGATGAGTCCAACGGCAACCTGGATGGAACTGCCTATGGATATGGTGGACTATATTGAAGTATATAGAGGAAACAGCTCTTTTGCTTTGGGAAGTGAAAACGGCATATTTTTTATAAGAATATATACCAAAAAAGCTTCAAAAGAAAATGCTTCAAGGATTTACGGAGCCGTTACGGACAACGGTTCAAACTTGGAAGCATTTTCATATTCGGAAACTTTGGAGAATGGTTGGTCATATTTGGCATACTTGAGTTCTGCTAAGATAAATAATTATCAAAGATATAAATATAATAAAATAAAAAATGATTCAAATAAAAAGTACTTGTATCTAAATATTGAAAAAGAAGATACCGATATTAATATCGCTTATTCATATGACAATAAAGAAAACTATTTCGGTCTTTCTTTAGATGCTGACTTGGATTACGGAAAATCAACATCGCAAGATTTTTTTGTGGATTATACGGGCTATTTTTTAAATGACAACTCCTTAAAACTAAATCTCTCATACGATTTTAATAAATGTGAATATAAAGAGATAAATAATGAAGGTTTAGCATTAATCCCGGTAATTGATTTTTCAAATCCCGGTACTACTATTCCAAAAGAATATTATGATAATAAGGATGTTACTAAAACAAGTGCACTAGTTTCAAAAACAATAAAAAGCAACTCTAATAACTTACTCTTAGGTCTAAGTTTTCAAGAGAAAAAATATACGATGAATAACTCATATACGATTAATTTTGCAAATGTGATGACATATATAGATAAATTTTCAGGGTTTGATAAAGAAAAAAAATATTCTTTATTTGTGCAGGATGATTATAAAGTCAATGAAAATTTTTTGTTGGTATTAAACGGTAAACTTGATAAATATGTTCGAAACAATAATCTTAAAAATATAAAAAACGAGCAATATAGAATAGGAGCTATATATACGATAAATGAAAACTTTGGTTTAAAAACATTTCACACCAAAACAAATATAGCTCCATCTTTTTATACTTTGGATTTTGCTGATAAAAGGACACCGAATTTAGATAGACAAAGATATATTTACAGTTTTATAGAAGGTATATATGCAGATGATGATATCAGGTTTAGTATATTGTACAACGATATAAAAATCAAAGATTTTATATACTATTCTCCGATAGGTTATATCAATGTAGATCATACGATAAAATCGAAAAATTTGATACTAGATATAGTTTATGAACTATCCAAAAATAATACTTTTTATATAAACTATTATACTACCAAACTAAGTGAACACTTTAATAACTCATATAGAGGCGGTTTTGTAAAGTTAACCGGTGAACAGGATAAGTTTGAGTATTTTACATCTTTAGTTTACCGTAACGGCTACAGTTATTATAGTGTATCGACAGATGATAGTTTTAATTTTAATATGGGTCTAACCTATAAAGTAAACAATGATATATCCATAAGTATAAAAGCTGAAAATATTTTAGACGATTCGACTAAATCTCTTTACAAAGAAGGATTTATACAAGAAAACGGAAATTTCGCTTTAGAAGATTATGAACGTGAAATCACTCTAAGTACAAAGTGGGTGTTTTAA